Proteins from a single region of Calonectris borealis chromosome 14, bCalBor7.hap1.2, whole genome shotgun sequence:
- the PPFIA1 gene encoding liprin-alpha-1, whose translation MMCEVMPTISEAEIPSGGNGGHGSGSPLQSDADSHFEQLMVSMLEERDRLLETLRETQETLALTQGKLHEVGHERDSLQRQLNTALPQEFAALTKELNVCREQLLEREEEIAELKAERNNTRLLLEHLECLVSRHERSLRMTVVKRQAQSPAGVSSEVEVLKALKSLFEHHKALDEKVRERLRVALERCSLLEEELGTTHKELMILKEQNNQKKTLPDGMLDINHEQENTPTTNGKRSSDGSLCHDENLAKVIELQDIIDKQNKEQTQMKERLTALSSRVTELEEDLDTARKDLIKSEEMNTKLQRDVRETMAQKEDMEERITTLEKRYLAAQREATSVHDLNDKLENEIATKDSMHRQSEDKNRQLQERLELAEQKLQQTLRKAETLPEVEAELAQRVAALSKSDLLSPGNSAAKDAKVLELTTKLRKAEERHGNIEERLRQMEAQLEEKNQELQRARQREKMNEEHNKRLSETVDKLLSESNERLQLHLKERMAALEDKNSLLREIENAKKQIEELQHEKDQLVLNVDTLRAENDQVRLRATSLHHSRPDFRYPVTSSSVADSHTDSYGTSSVLRRPQKGRLAALRDEPSKVQTLNEQDWERAQQASVLANVAQAFESDVDVSDVEDDRETIFSSVDLLSPSGQADAQTLAMMLQEQLDAINKEIRLIQEEKENTEQRAEEIESRVGSGSLDAHGRFRSMSSIPPPYASGSLAGSSPPGSGRSTPRRIPHSPAREVDRLGIMTLPSDLRKHRRKSPASREEVRDDKTTIKCETSPPSSPRSLRLDRVQKGALHTVSHEDIRDIRNSTGSQDGQTSNPSSSNSSQDSLHKAPKKKGIKSSIGRLFGKKEKGRPGQTSKETLGQVGMAEADGSSQDALGLSKLGGQAEKNRKMQKKHELLEEARRQGLPFAQWDGPTVVVWLELWVGMPAWYVAACRANVKSGAIMSALSDTEIQREIGISNPLHRLKLRLAIQEIMSLTSPSAPPTSRTTTGNVWVTHEEMENLTATQQTEDEEGSWAQTLAYGDMNHEWIGNEWLPSLGLPQYRSYFMECLVDARMLDHLTKKDLRGQLKMVDSFHRNSFQCGIMCLRRLNYDRKELERKREESQNEIKDVLVWSNERMIHWVVSIGLKEYANNLIESGVHGALVALDESFDYNALALLLQIPTQNTQARAVLEREFNNLLAMGTDRRLDEDDDKSFRRAPSWRKKFRPKDIRGLAAGSAETLPANFRVTTSMSSPSMQPKKMQIDGSVSGTQRLDSATVRTYSC comes from the exons GAATTTGCAGCGCTTACGAAAGAGCTAAATGTATGCAGGGAGCAGCTGcttgaaagggaagaagaaatagctgaactgaaagcagaaagaaataataCAAGG ctattACTGGAACATTTGGAGTGTCTTGTCTCCAGGCATGAGCGATCTCTCAGAATGACTGTTGTAAAGAGACAAGCTCAGTCTCCAGCAGGCGTTTCTAGTGAAGTAGAAGTTCTCAAAGCACTAAAATCTTTATTTGAACACCATAAAGCCCTTGATGAAAAG GTAAGGGAGAGGTTACGAGTAGCACTTGAAAGATGTAGCTTATTGGAAGAAGAACTAGGTACTACGCATAAAGAg ttaATGATTCTGAAAGagcaaaataatcaaaagaaaacaCTTCCAGATGGGATGCTGGATATAAATCACGAACAAGAAAACACACCAACTACGAATGGGAAG CGATCCTCTGATGGTTCTTTATGCCATGATGAAAACCTTGCTAAAGTGATTGAACTCCAAGACATCATAGATAAGCAAAACAAAGAGCAGACACAAATGAAAGAACGTCTTACTGCTTTGTCTAGCAGAgtaacagagctggaagaagatcTTGACACAGCTAGAAAAGACTtaataaaatctgaagaaatgAATACAAAGTTACAGAGAGATGTACGAGAG ACTATGGCCCAAAAGGAAGACATGGAAGAGAGAATCACAACTCTTGAGAAACGCTACCTCGCTGCACAACGTGAAGCTACATCTGTGCATGACCTCAATGACaaacttgaaaatgaaattgcCACTAAAGACTCCATGCATCGACAG AGTGAAGATAAGAATAGGCAATTGCAAGAACGACTGGAACTAGCTgagcaaaagctgcagcaaaCTTTGAGAAAAGCTGAAACTCTGCCGGAGGTGGAAGCTGAGCTGGCACAGAGAGTTGCAGCACTTTCAAAG TCTGACCTTTTGTCTCCTGGGAACTCTGCTGCTAAAGATGCTAAAGTATTGGAACTTACCACCAAGCTTAGGAAG GCTGAGGAGAGACATGGCAACATAGAGGAACGACTGAGACAGATGGAAGCACAACTAGAAGAAAAGAATCAAGAACTACAAAGG GCTAGACAGAGAGAGAAGATGAATGAAGAGCATAATAAACGTTTGTCAGAAACTGTTGATAAGCTTCTGTCTGAATCTAATGAAAGGCTTCAGCTTCATCTCAAGGAAAGGATGGCTGCCTTGGAAGATAAG aattcaCTTCTTCGAGaaattgaaaatgcaaaaaaacaaaTAGAGGAACTTCAGCATGAAAAG GATCAACTTGTATTAAATGTTGACACATTAAGGGCTGAAAATGACCAAGTGAGACTCAGAGCCACATCACTTCATCATAG CCGACCAGACTTCAGGTACCCTGTGACATCTTCGTCTGTGGCTGACAGTCATACAGACTCCTATGGCACCTCATCAGTGTTAAGGCGTCCCCAGAAAGGACGTTTGGCAGCTCTCAGAGATGAACCTTCAAAG GTTCAAACTCTGAATGAGCAGGACTGGGAGCGAGCCCAGCAAGCAAGTGTATTGGCAAATGTGGCACAAGCATTTGAAAGTGATGTTGATGTGTCTGATGTTGAGGATGATAGGGAGACTATATTCAGTTCAGTTGATCTGCTATCACCAAGTGGTCAGGCTGATGCTCAGACTTTGGCCATGATGCTTCAAGAACAGTTGGATGCAATCAACAAGGAGATTAG acttatacaagaagaaaaggaaaacacagaacagCGTGCAGAGGAGATTGAAAGCAGAGTGGGTAGTGGAAGTTTGGATGCCCATGGCCGATTCCGGTCCATGAGCTCCATTCCTCCTCCCTATGCAAGCGGTTCACTTGCTGGTTCTTCCCCACCTGGCAGTGGCCGCTCCACCCCAAGGCGGATTCCACATAGTCCAGCTCGGGAAGTGGACAGACTAGGTATCATGACACTG CCTAGTGATTTAAGGAAACACCGTAGAAAG TCTCCAGCTTCTAGAGAAGAGGTACGAGATGATAAAACCACAATAAAATGTGAGACATCACCACCTTCTTCACCTCGATCTTTGCGTTTGGACAGAGTCCAAAAAGGAGCTTTGCATACAGTGAGCCATGAAGATATCAGGGACATAAGAAA TTCAACAGGCTCGCAAGATGGGCAAACAAGTAATCCTAGTAGCAGCAATAGTAGCCAAGATTCCCTTCATAAAGCCCCCAAAAAGAAGGGGATCAAATCCTCTATTGGCCGCTTGTTtggcaagaaagaaaagggacGACCTGGACAAACAAGCAAGGAAACATTAGGACAAG ttggcATGGCAGAAGCAGATGGTTCCTCTCAGGATGCATTAGGTCTCAGCAAGCTTGGAGGTcaggcagaaaaaaacaggaaaatgcagaaaaa GCATGAGTTGCTTGAGGAAGCCAGAAGACAAGGTTTACCTTTTGCACAGTGGGATGGACCTACTGTGGTTGTGTGGTTGGAG ctgTGGGTTGGGATGCCAGCCTGGTATGTGGCTGCTTGCCGAGCAAATGTGAAAAGCGGTGCTATCATGTCGGCCTTGTCTGATACAGAAATACAGCGTGAAATTGGAATTAGTAATCCTCTGCACAGACTGAAGCTGAGGCTGGCCATTCAAGAAATCATGTCACTAACAAGTCCATCTGCCCCTCCCACCTCAAGGACG ACCACGGGAAATGTCTGGGTAACACatgaagaaatggaaaatcttACAGCCACACAACAAACG GAAGATGAGGAGGGAAGCTGGGCTCAG acgTTAGCATATGGTGATATGAACCATGAGTGGATTGGCAATGAATGGCTCCCTAGTCTGGGGCTCCCTCAGTATCGCAGCTATTTCATGGAATGTCTTGTTGATGCTCGAATGCTGGATCATTTAACTAAAAAAGATCTGCGTGGGCAACTTAAAATGGTGGACAGCTTTCACAG aaacAGTTTTCAGTGTGGAATTATGTGCCTGCGAAGACTGAATTATGATCGAAAagaacttgaaagaaaaagagaagaaagccagAATGAAATTAAGG ATGTCCTTGTCTGGAGCAATGAAAGAATGATCCATTGGGTAGTGTCCATTGGTCTTAAAGAATACGCAAATAACCTTATAGAGAGCGGAGTTCATGGTGCACTTGTGGCCTTAGATGAATCATTTGATTACAATGCATTAGCTCTCTTACTACAAATACCCACTCAAAACACACAG GCTCGTGCTGTTCTGGAGAGGGAATTTAATAACCTTCTTGCTATGGGCACTGACAGAAGACTTGATGAA GATGATGATAAGAGCTTTAGGAGAGCACCTTCATGGAGAAAGAAGTTTAGACCAAAGGACATAAGAGGTTTAGCTGCTGGATCAGCAGAGACTCTTCCCGCAAATTTCAGAGTTACAACCTCAATGTCTTCACCCTCTATGCAGCCAAAGAAGATGCAGATTGATG GCAGTGTATCAGGAACACAAAGATTGGATTCTGCTACAGTAAGGACCTACTCCTGTTAA